From the genome of Phytohabitans rumicis, one region includes:
- a CDS encoding CIS tube protein, whose translation MPRKTGYLANITNVPPLIFRFQFNPELLSEKKSFGYREANNFGSWDFDQSEAGVGAIGFGLGVFDDFKEMGSLLVGTKPLEADAGKPRTFALDFALDARAASEIPPPPIVPPATAPDDVIPIDDDPRFAGRIEPSLAVLRSFMNPAWDALSDVLAFIGPKKFCPPTRPPTCNLKLGDIDLVCVMTDLNIKITKFKEDLTPLRAEISLTLSEQTHSIATSLDWIGRHVEVAKSYGQLNLSDLKHVLPGAGVAQTIFS comes from the coding sequence ATGCCTCGCAAGACCGGCTATCTGGCCAACATCACCAACGTCCCACCGCTGATCTTCCGGTTCCAGTTCAACCCGGAGCTGCTGTCGGAGAAGAAGAGCTTCGGGTACCGGGAGGCCAACAACTTCGGCTCGTGGGATTTCGACCAGAGCGAGGCCGGCGTCGGCGCGATCGGCTTCGGCCTGGGGGTGTTCGACGACTTCAAGGAGATGGGCAGCCTGCTGGTGGGCACCAAGCCGCTGGAGGCGGACGCCGGCAAGCCGCGCACGTTCGCGCTCGACTTCGCCCTCGACGCGCGGGCCGCGAGCGAGATACCGCCACCGCCGATCGTCCCGCCGGCGACCGCGCCGGACGACGTCATCCCGATCGACGACGACCCGCGCTTCGCGGGCCGGATCGAGCCCAGCCTGGCCGTGCTCCGCTCCTTCATGAACCCGGCCTGGGACGCGCTCAGCGACGTGCTGGCCTTTATCGGGCCGAAGAAGTTCTGCCCGCCGACCCGGCCGCCGACCTGCAACCTCAAGCTCGGCGACATCGACCTCGTCTGCGTGATGACCGACCTCAACATCAAGATCACGAAGTTCAAAGAGGATCTCACCCCGCTGCGCGCCGAGATCAGCCTGACGCTCAGCGAGCAGACCCACTCGATCGCGACGAGCCTCGACTGGATCGGCCGGCACGTCGAGGTCGCCAAGTCGTACGGGCAGCTGAACCTGTCGGACCTCAAGCACGTGCTGCCCGGCGCCGGCGTGGCCCAGACCATTTTCTCCTGA
- a CDS encoding phage baseplate assembly protein V, protein MNVYTNELSRHVGRFYGKYRGSVVDNTDETHRGTLVVTCPDVFGRGVEVVAQACLPYGHYFVPPKGADVWVEFEAGDTRRPLWVGAWYTEAGAPAKTADQRVIHTPAGHVVEIDDTAGEERVLVRHASNAFVSIDAKGNILLANAAGSHLHLDAENGTATLVEQHGNHLAMGEDGTALVNPDGTTVNIAGDTVHISAAKVILDATTVAAGSGAGEPTLMGSAFQTLWNTLLTHVHPHAMGPTLTSLQLAPLQLLPGVHLTSSVVVK, encoded by the coding sequence GTGAACGTGTACACCAACGAGTTGAGCCGCCACGTGGGGCGTTTCTACGGCAAGTACCGGGGCAGTGTCGTCGACAACACCGACGAGACCCACCGGGGCACGCTGGTGGTCACCTGCCCGGACGTGTTCGGCAGGGGCGTCGAGGTGGTGGCCCAGGCGTGCCTGCCGTACGGGCACTACTTCGTGCCACCCAAGGGTGCCGACGTGTGGGTGGAGTTCGAGGCCGGCGACACCCGCCGCCCGCTGTGGGTCGGCGCCTGGTACACCGAGGCCGGCGCGCCCGCGAAGACCGCGGACCAGCGGGTGATCCACACCCCGGCCGGGCACGTCGTCGAGATCGACGACACCGCCGGCGAGGAGCGCGTCCTGGTCCGGCACGCCAGTAACGCGTTCGTCTCGATCGACGCCAAGGGCAACATCCTGCTGGCCAACGCGGCCGGCTCGCACCTGCACCTGGACGCCGAGAACGGGACCGCGACGCTGGTCGAGCAGCACGGCAACCACCTGGCGATGGGGGAGGACGGCACCGCGCTGGTCAACCCGGACGGCACCACGGTCAACATCGCCGGCGACACCGTCCACATCAGCGCAGCCAAGGTGATCCTGGACGCGACCACGGTCGCCGCCGGCAGCGGCGCCGGCGAGCCCACGCTGATGGGCTCGGCCTTCCAGACGCTGTGGAACACCCTGCTGACCCACGTCCACCCGCACGCGATGGGTCCCACTCTGACGAGCCTCCAGCTCGCCCCGCTGCAACTGCTGCCCGGCGTGCACCTGACCAGCTCGGTGGTGGTCAAGTGA
- a CDS encoding GPW/gp25 family protein translates to MPEPQGPAFPFRVDPQTGGVAWSAGPEKVRQDLHVLLGTRLGERPMLREFGTRVHSLVHEPDDDVTADLLRKQAHEAVVRWERRIVVTRARLDRREGELRLVLEYVHSDRPAAGEMIVPLV, encoded by the coding sequence ATGCCAGAACCCCAAGGGCCCGCCTTCCCGTTCCGGGTCGACCCGCAGACCGGCGGTGTGGCCTGGTCGGCCGGCCCCGAGAAGGTACGCCAGGACCTGCACGTGCTGCTCGGTACCCGGCTCGGCGAGCGACCGATGCTGCGCGAGTTCGGCACCCGGGTGCACTCGCTGGTGCACGAGCCGGACGACGACGTGACCGCCGACCTGCTGCGCAAGCAGGCGCACGAGGCGGTCGTGCGGTGGGAGCGCCGGATCGTGGTGACCCGGGCCCGCCTGGACCGGCGCGAAGGCGAGCTGCGCCTGGTCCTGGAGTACGTCCACAGCGACCGGCCGGCGGCCGGCGAGATGATCGTCCCGCTGGTGTGA